In Vulpes lagopus strain Blue_001 chromosome 15, ASM1834538v1, whole genome shotgun sequence, the sequence TTCTGGAGAAGGATATTATAGTACTGTTATATACTCCAAAATTTATCTGGATGTTTACAATATATAATTGGAATAAGCTTGGACTTACCAGTAGATGCTTTATGCAGAATTCTGTTATGTTATACGAACACCAAGGTTAATTAGAGAAACTTGCAAACATTAAATTATAGGGACCCGCCTGCCAGTCTCCTGATGTCTCTTTTCCTCAAGAATAATGAGCTACCACAGTCAGAGGCTGCAGCCTTTCAACAAAACTAATGAGaacttaaaaacagatttaaaataatatcaagtATTAATATGGAGGTAGGGTTAATATTGTCACTGGATGCAGCTCTTTATCCCTAAAGATCAAGGAGTATAGTGTTCCTTACTTGCCAGTAAATACTTGGATCACACACTCTCTGATTTGCTTAGTCCTTACTCCATAGATGGATGATAGGATTGAGAGCTGGTGGAAGGACCACACAGATGTTGGCAACAAGAATGTGGATATAAGGGGATATTTTTCTGCCAAATCGGTGagtaaggaaggagaaaagagagggtgtatagaaaacaaacatgacTGCAGCATGAGAGGTACAAATGCTCAGTGTCTTGTGACGGGCCTCTTGTGATTTGAGGCGGAATACGGCACACAGGATGGAGCCATAGGAGATTCCAACCAGTACCAGGACAAGAACGAGGAAAGAAGCAACAAAGAGACCATAGATAGCATTGATTTGAATGCTGGTACAAGCCAACTTGGCAATGCCCATGTGCTCACAGTAGGTGTGGGCAATAATGCGGGCATTGCAGAAGGGTAGACAGTAGATTAGATAGATCATGGGCAATGTGAGCACAACTGTACTCAGTACAACACCCACTCCAATTCCTGACAGCACTCGGACTGTCAGGATGGTTGTGTAGTGGAGGGGGACGCAGATAGCAACATAGGGGTCAAAGGCCTTAGCCAGCAGAACAGCAGACTCCATTCCTGTGAAGGTGTGTATCAGAAACATCTGGGCCACGCAAGCTCCAAAGCCAATTTCATGAGCATTAAACCAAAAGATACCCAACATTTGTGGTACTGAGGTTGTGGAGAGGGCCAGGTCTATGGCTGATAGAATGACAAGGAAGAAGAACATTGGATCCCGGAGGGTTCTTTCTGTCCATATGACTATCAAGATTGTGACATTGCCTATGAGAGCAATAAAGTAAATACAACAGAAGGGCAATGAAATCCAGGCATGGGCAGTTGCAAGCCCTGGaacacctaaaagaaaaaatgtggatGGATGAAACATGGTTGTATTTTGATGGGTCATTCTGGATTTGGCTGGAATAGGAGATATGTATGGTCTGTTCCTAGAAGAAGTGCAAGAGAAGGCAGTGATATTGTTTCCTACCCATTTTCTTAAACTGAATTTACCAAAAGGAAGATCCCTAATACTGGACACAATTAAATTCAAGGAATGTATCATTTATGATGATTACTAGCATAGTCAATGCTTAAAGATAATATGACATCTTAAGTTCtgtagcaaaatattttatattctggtaCTTTATTTCATGAGTAAAGAATGGTATCTGGCTTAATATGAAATGTAATGACTTCCCAGATTGAGGATGTTGAggacaaacaacaaataaaagcaaagacaaaaatgtgTAGATACACACTTTATGTAAGTGGCCACACTTacataaacagataaaaaaagctatacatatataatgataCCTTACATGTCAAATGCCTtcagtatgttttatttaatactaCTTTTTACATGCATTCAAATATAAAAAGTCACCATCGAAACCAACAGGTATTTCTCACTAAAACATCCAGTAAACATTTGTAGATCAACACCATTAAACAAAGCTTAAATGGAGACAAGCacaggcattctttttttttttttttttttttttaagcacaggCATTCGACAAGAACAACTTAGACCCGGGACATTTCTTACTAGAACAATGTGAATCCCTTTGTTGCTTAGATCATAGTAAATAAAGCATGAGGTAACAAAGATAACTTGAGCATAAGGCAACAAAGGGTTTGCCCTATTCTATACAAGGGGAACATTCAAGAGAAATAAGAGTCAGGTAAGTTGAAATAAAGGTGTTTGAGGGAAGAACTGATCATGGACATACCTCTCCCAGGTCAGGAATAATTAATACAGTTTTAACTTTACCCTGAGCAAATATCCAGGGGATTTTTACCCTATCTCCGATAATACATGCTTAACAGAGAAAATCAGATGAAACCAAGAAAGAGGTGGAAATTTGGGGGAAGCAGtaaggcatggggtggggggaaataaaagagggaagaaaCATGGGAGGCTAGATGGAAAATAGGaaagagtaaatgaaagaaagagtaaTAAAAATTTCAGTCCTTCTTTAAATTTACGGtaactggagaaaataaaaaccccaaattATGATAAATCTATCTTCTTGAATATCCTTAGGAATACTGACAAACTGGCTAACTGAGATCTTCTGACAGCAGTAAGAAGATGCTGAAGTCCCTCTTCCAAGACTCTTTGTTCCCTGCTGCCTCCTTTGGTGTTTGCTGTTTGAGCTTACTTTCAGCCACAGTCCTATTCTAACTTGGATTTTTCTCCTGCAAGAAGGGCCATTATCTTTACTATCCTGTGGTTGTCAGAGAGAATAAGAATTACAAAGTACTA encodes:
- the LOC121476584 gene encoding LOW QUALITY PROTEIN: olfactory receptor 52J3-like (The sequence of the model RefSeq protein was modified relative to this genomic sequence to represent the inferred CDS: deleted 1 base in 1 codon); protein product: MTHQNTTMFHPSTFFLLGVPGLATAHAWISLPFCCIYFIALIGNVTILIVIWTERTLRDPMFFFLVILSAIDLALSTTSVPQMLGIFWFNAHEIGFGACVAQMFLIHTFTGMESAVLLAKAFDPYVAICVPLHYTTILTVRVLSGIGVGVVLSTVVLTLPMIYLIYCLPFCNARIIAHTYCEHMGIAKLACTSIQINAIYGLFVASFLVLVLVLVGISYGSILCAVFRLKSQEARHKTLSICTSHAAVMFVFYTPSLFSFLTHRFGRKISPYIHILVANICVVLPPALNPIIIYGVRTKQIRECVIQVFTGK